DNA sequence from the Armigeres subalbatus isolate Guangzhou_Male chromosome 1, GZ_Asu_2, whole genome shotgun sequence genome:
TGTACCCATAATCGGGTTGATCTTATTCAATTCCGTGTATAGAAGAAGCTCGCAGTGCGTCTGCGTACCCAAAATGAAGTTGTTTGGCAAACATTACATTTTTTCAGgtttatttttaaatacttGATTTTGGTAGATTATGATCACTGCAATGAAACAATAGATGCCACCACAAaacaaatcaattaaaaaaacccAAAGAAATATCAGGTAGTACTTAAACACCTAGGTGTAATCAAAATTCTTCTAATCGTTATTGAGTAGGATCGATTTTTTTATACGAATAATGCAGAATAGcaagaaatttgtttttgtttgattttataaatttgtagtaaaatattataaaatatccAATGTAAGCAGAAAAATGAATGTAATGAGAGAATGCAAATGATTAATAATAAAGATTGTTTATAATGTTATAAGATCAAGAATAGTGAATGCACGGATGGTTCTTCAAAAACCAGCAAACCAGGTTTTTATGCAATTAGCTAAAAGttggaatatttatttttatctttaggGCGTCCTGCCTTTACCGGTTATATTGTACTTACTATTTTTGGTGGAGAActttaataaatataatattgCGATGCGAATTGGGGGGATTGGATCCCGCTCAGCTTTTGGAACACGTTAACAGACGATGAAGCTGCGATGGCACCGCTCAtcagaaaatctctcacttatcatgtctgtatacactctcgataggtagggacacggcaggtatttccgtccatcgtcataggggctaaaaccaacgaaagcaacgtacatttgctagaactccactatagcagaacgtttctcctgagcctacgatttggtacgtatgagttttacaaaaaagcgtctcttttattggttttcgagacctggcagctgcggatagagtcaaaacgattgtcaaaaaatatccaaagcaagctgtcaaaaagtatccatcgcatcgagagagtTTTTGAGCATTCTGAGCGCAGCCGAGTACACGTGtaaatcaactcatactaaTTATAGttaatttctaacaaaactcaATTATTTGGTGTCATTTCAAACCTATCGAGAAGTTTTAATAAGTGAACAGCATGATTGAATTTTACGATCGGTACAATAATTTATGCAAAGCAGTAAATCGACGAAatctttgaaattaatttttaaaggataaacataatgataattcaatgtgagaaaatcgtagcgtgtacattgaacactgagaggaaatttgcgggtgtcaagcaaaatatcttgaaaataagAATCGAacgagtccgcagctcccagttcgagactatgacgaacagacgaaaatacctgccgtgtccctaccatACCATGAGAgaagtttttcggtagctgttacgataatgaactgattcggggggctacagcgcagcccatgataaatttcttttaataagccccaattgcacCAGTACTGataatgcatttcaacttgttttacacagctgtgcgaaaaaaatatggtccccaacataaaatgagcgagaacaaagcgttttatcaaaccccctcggtgggggctgcatatccgaatcagtttttttttcaacttgtatacaagtgcgatagttttgttttcatggcttgttatgattcgtaGAGATTTTTGCCTCTCTTCTATCGTCGTTTGTTATCTATTGGGAGCGATTTCTGCACACCCTGGTCATCTGCTTTTTGAAGGATACATTTATATACCGCCATCgggagtgacaatgggtctgggggttagaatgggtcatcgctctcaccgacagTCCGGAGGTCGggtaacaaaatcgttcaataaAGTCTcttattttttcgttttcttgtcctcagatactctcaatctattctacatgcattctaagtagttgaaacagtcaGACGCATTCTCactcccatttgacccattgtcacccccgacgacggtgtTATGAAATTTAGTTCATCCATCTGTTTGTTTCGGGGATAAGTCGCTTTGCCAAAGGCAAACGGAGGTTCCTAGGTTCTATTCAAAATGATTCAAATTAATAACTTGCGTCATGGGctgttagtagaatacttgacgatgatgtaAACATAGTTTTAAGTCATTTTATTTGGGTAGATCttacctttacagtcaatacaagttgagaatgttgtcgatttttaattctgttaaGTCTTGTAACATTTATCCTATTGTTCATTATGTTGGCCACAACGTATACATCGcccaaacctattatatttggcaccattACAAAGTGCAGCCCTAAAACAAATAAAGCCAAGCCTAAacgttcgtaaattatttttgatcgcgcagaaagtactcggtctttataaagtataaaattattattgtattatcttcttactgtattcattgtaaaattcaaaagggtacccatcggtacccatcaatgaaaCTCACACTGAagcttcatttttttgtcaggaatccaatcctgaagaaattcggtTCCGCTACCCTCCGCCCGCTCAGTTTTTTCGGTTTTACTGGCGGTGGTCCTTTCGGTCTAGCCAATGaattgagggggtcaaacgcaaaggggtgtaagtgacaaaaagttagttttgagaaaaacgggtgcaaagtttttcaatattttttcgctccatacaaattgtatgaaagttcaaaaaatgACTAGTTctctgtgaattttcacattttttatgaacaacgtacaaactatatcaatatattgccgcaaagctttAAAATCAAAGCATGTTTTGCTGTAGTTAACTCagttttgaccaaaatgtcacttacacccctctgcttctaaccccctcaatttTGATAAGTGCAGCAACGCACAAATTGTTTTCACTTCTCTTTCTACTTATCATTTGCCCCAATGCAATGGTGTGACATCAGCTTAAAATTgcctaggggtcgtacacttattacataAGCATTTTTTTCTGGGGTTTTCGAGTCCCCCTCCCTCATGAAAGATTTATTTcaaacaaatgtttttttatttacatggtgcgtaagaaaacgacagaagagacacccccccccctcccccagaagtgcttacgtaatatatgTACGCCCCCATAGCACAATTTGTTCTTGTCTCACGCATACTTTTGTTAAGGAAATCCCACGTGATCATTAGTTCTTACAGGCTCCTGCgctctgagattttgaaaatattaacAATGAAAGTAGGAAAACCCATCAAGTCATGTTATGTCTAGTCGCAATGGACAATTTCGTTagaggattttattttatccctTACTTCTAGTTTTCCAAACTTACTCTGTAAAAATATCATGAGTTTTTTACATGAATCGTAATATCAAGTAACAACTTGCGCCTCTACAGCTGTACTTCGGTTAAGGACGAAACAAAACCTATTCcatatgtttacaatttctaacaataaaataaattttgtcTTAGCACTGAGGTGAGGCGGCTGAAAGCGGTAAATAAATACCTGTGGAAATGCTCATAGAAAGAGAACTCTACATTGGCGGCGCcagccattgatatttgatggggcaccacttggtgcaagcacgttgtcttaGAGAACtatagcgtgcttgcgacgactggtACCCCACCTCTCGCTCCGATAGTTGTACTTTAGCTTACGGGTCGTTGATGCCGAGAAGAGGAACCATCtattcaatgaaaaatcacaatatgtggcctgctagaccattttGTCTAATATTtatgaccgtcttttttggaattggtcccactgtgcgaCGCCGGTATAAATGGCTTTCggtgtgacgccgaaaacgccatCGCCGCCGACCAacattctgacaaacgccgccgccgccaattTTCGGACCAGCATCTCTACATGTACAATAGATACACTATGccgaaacatcctagaccggaacgagaatcgaactcgccatctacggattgacaatcctacgcctttgcttgcaaggcaAATTGGTTTCCACCAACCGATTACATAAATTAACATTCTGCTATATCTTCGAGAACTTCATAATCATTGGCGTTTaaatatttctagaccaacatttgaaaagggcgtaacagccaaaatttattccttctggttCTTTGTTCACATATATAgccatatatgtagacgaagaatcagaaagaataaattttggctgttacgcccttttcaaatgttggtctagatttatgaCATGGACTATAAGAAGCGACGGGGCGCTACTCTGATGGAAATACGACGATGTACAATAGCAAACGACATTCGCAAACTCACTGTCGATGAGATCAGAAAATTTGGATATCGAATATTTGCCGTTtgcaaaaatattaagaaacattatttaagctcttttagtggaatgtctcccactgtcataagacgaattaagtactttcCATTTTCACCCCCGACAACGGTAtacaattttggaagattttaatacaaccaTTATAGTAAACCCTTATAGTCTGAACGTATGATTCAAGCTTCAAATTAATACTAAAACAATGTATAACTTCTGCATTGCTCAACCGATTTGACAATCAACCCCCTAAAACTATCGCTCAGGTCTCTAGTTTCTGAAACTGGGATAATATTTTAGATTGGTCACTTGGTTCCGGAGATACTTCGGAGTGTACTGGGTTATGTTTTTTGGCACTTCTGTAAGGCAACGTGCTatatgtcaaacttcatggatTTGAAAAACAAGTTCAATTGAGACCATCCTGATAGCTTTTGAACAAGTTGAACATGTCCGAGAATGTTCCGGAAACCTGGTCCTCCGCCCGGttgaaatggccattttctatcAGTTATAAGCCCTAGCTTGCGACATATCACACTTCTTAATTTTACAAAGTACGATCAATGTGGATTGCGGGACATGCCCAACTTGGCACGATGTCTTACAGAAGTACTAAACAAGTGTTCTCGTGAGCGCTAAAATATCAACCCCAATACACCCCGTAATATCTCAGGAACTAAGTGGACAATTCAAAATATTGCCCTGTTTTCagaaatcggttgagaaatgcagAAATTATTATGTTTCTTAGTGATTATATGGAAGCCAGAATCGTTCATTTAGACTATGAGGGTTAAAATCTtacaattttttattgttttgataCAGTATCTGCAGGAAAAGCTCATATACGCcaagattttcatttttcagcGTTTGGTGGGGCAATTAAAACGCAAGTCAATCCAAAGCCGATAATAGAAAGGATAATGACAGAAGACCACTGCAGACCACTTAAACGCCATGGGTTAGGATAAGGATGGGTTGACGCGAGGTTCGGGTTTGGAATCGACTCGACACTATTgcaatcgtaggttttcttttgttctccttcgtaaattaacagtaaattaacgttcaacacatagaacaatggatactcttgcgtgtgtaaacaataaattgacccagaattgattttaaacactttttggagcgaaatgatttttgggaaatgagtgaaatgatccgttttagcatgaaaaactcagacgtgatgcattcctttaaactCGCAAACGAGTTAGTTCACGCGGGAGCACTCAATGATTGAGTTTTAttaatgattttaccaacactgctaaTTATTAGGTTATTTAGTTTGTCAgccacattgaaaatataaaagctTATCGCGTATTAGTGTTCTATTTTATAACTTTCATTTATgcagaataaaaattaattatttgtGTTTGAGcttgggcttggtagtcatatggctactgcttctttctcatacacaggaggtcgtgggttcaatcccaggtccgttccattatcctactttgtattttgctctatatttctcatgtgctagcaatcgctagaactggaaatggacttccataccgtttccaatactattcctataccttcaacttcagTATTCTAACAgcaatctgctagaattggaaatgagctatagagctcgtttcctacatccaattagaatttccataaattgccttctcctatctatcacattggcagctcgttaaccaagacggacctctgcctctcgaacctaatccaaaaattccaacaaattccgcatgaactcgtggcaagtgcagaggtatattcggcttgcagtgggcgagtgattgcatcatcatttcctcccccttcccctacattgacttgtTTTATGGTTCTGGCCCGCGGTGGCCGAACTCGCGAGCGCGAATACTGGGCGCAAAACCAAATATGAATGCCACGGataaaacaaatgaaaactGTCGTCTATTAAAATATTCATACGACAACCGACATCTTTATTTACATCACGATCAAAATACATTGAACAAAGGTACGAATTAAAATAGTAGCATCATAGTGTGGTAGCTTGCACTTCCAACTAGAGCCCAGCAGCTTGTATGATTCGCACTCCAACATCCCCCTCTTTCAATACAAACGGTACGGATCAAACCAACGCGGTGGTCTTCGATTCCTTGAAGAACGGCGTGGTAGTACTTGTGTAGGTGTAGCAGGTCCGCTGCAGGCCGAAGCAAAATCTGGGGATGCTcctgacgacgacgatgataaTGACGAATTGGTTGTGGACATATTCGGGTTACTTGACATATTGCGATCCGCCGCATACTTGAGCTGAGTAAATGAGCTTGACGGTGGCGTTGATAATTGATTAGGAACTGGTGCCAAAGAATGCTTCGGCAGATCACATGAATCCAACAGTATCTCCAGCGGTAGCTGAGATCGTACACGTTCCCGATTTTCCACACCTTCAGCAGTGTTCGAACGGCCGCTAAGTTGATTCACATGTGCTCGTATCAATCGCCGATCCTCTACCCAAACGGTGTACATGACTTGCCCAACACGTTCACATATTACACCCGGGGCCCAGTGCCATTTATTTTTAGCGTATAGCTTCGCATGCACAGTATCGTGTGCAGCAAAGCATCTCTTCTTTGAGCCTTCATTATCTGGCTTGGGTAGAATGGTTGATTCAGAAGATGGCGGACGAAGCAGATCCAAATTCGTACGAATGCGGCGTCCAAAAATGGATTCCGACGTAGACTTCCCATCAACTACTTGCCGGTTCGGGGTTGATCGATAAACCAGCAGAAAAATATCTAGTGCTTCATGTAGTGTACGCTTTCCCTCCTGAATCTTCTTCACCGAACGCTTGAATGTATCCACGAATCTCTCGGCTTGCCCGTTTGATTGAGGATGGTACGGAGCTGTAGTTATTCGATGAATACCGTTGTCGGcacaaaacttctggaaatccACACTCGTAAACTGTGTGCCATTGTCACTGACGATTACTTCTGGCATTCCAAAGCGGGCGAACAAACTCCTCAGAATTGTTATCGTTACTGTCGATGTTATACTCCGTGTAGGAATAATCTCCGGCCATTTGGAATACGCATCGACGGCCAACAGAAAATATTCTCCATCAATAGGTCCTGCATAGTCCACATGAACCCGCTTCCACGGACCTGTTGTCTTAGGCCACGGGACCGGCGGCGAGTGTGGAGGTGACTTCGCTACAGATGCACAATGCTTACACGACTTGACGTATTCCACAATTTCTTCATCTAGCGAAGGCCAGTATACATAACTCCTAGCAATGGCTTTCATCCGCTGGATTCCAGGATGTCCCTGATGAAGCTGACGCAGGCATCGACCACGATGTTTCTCCGGAATAACCAACCGTTCTCCAAACATAATGCAACCCTCGACCGTGCTCAACGATTCCTGGCAGCCATAGAAGCGAGCTATAACTGGATCCGCAATTTGCGATCTCTGGGGCCAGCCATCTTGCAGATAACGGTAAACTTTACGAAGTTTCGGGTCGGAATGGGTATCATTTCCAACCACCTTGAAGCTCAATGGGAGAAAGTCGGAAGCATCATTTATAACGGATCTCATATCCTCTTCAAGGATGATGCTAGCGATAACATAATCTTCTTCCGGTTTGGCGTGATTATCTATCAACCTTGAGAGGACGTCAGCATTACCAAATTTTTCAGTAGGAACATACTCGATAGCAAAATCGTATAAAAGAAGCGTCAACGCCCAACGTTGCAGTCGATTCGCTGTATACACAGGGATCCCTTTCTTTGATCCAAAAATTCTCAGCAAAGGTGCGTGATCTGTCTGGAGCCGGAATCTGCGACCGAAGACCATTTTGTGAAACTTCGTAACAGCAAAAACAATTGCCAGCCCTTCACGATCCGGCTGACTGTAGCCTTGTTCCGCCTTCGTAAGCGCTCGTGCTGCATGTTGTACCACCTTGATCGTGCCATCGGGAAATTGATGGCTAATCGTGGCACCTACTCCAACAGAAGATGCATCAGCGGATACTATTATTTCACGTCTTGGATCATAATGAGTTAGCAGAAGATCAGAGCCTAAAATTTGCTTGAAACGGTCAAAGGAGCGCTGACACTCGGCAGTCCACCGAAACTTGGCCCCTTCTTTCAACAATTCATCAAGTGGGAATCGTAGTGATCGCATATTCGGAACAAACTTGCCATAATAATTGATAGCGCCCAAGAAGGATCGAACACCACTCACGTCCGTCGGTACAGGAAGCTTGA
Encoded proteins:
- the LOC134207277 gene encoding uncharacterized protein K02A2.6-like, encoding MLAGLQRVSGYLDDVVVGGIDEEDHWKNLEAVLKRLKEFGFTVRADKCTFGEEQIGYLGLLLDRHGLRPDPAKIETIVKLPVPTDVSGVRSFLGAINYYGKFVPNMRSLRFPLDELLKEGAKFRWTAECQRSFDRFKQILGSDLLLTHYDPRREIIVSADASSVGVGATISHQFPDGTIKVVQHAARALTKAEQGYSQPDREGLAIVFAVTKFHKMVFGRRFRLQTDHAPLLRIFGSKKGIPVYTANRLQRWALTLLLYDFAIEYVPTEKFGNADVLSRLIDNHAKPEEDYVIASIILEEDMRSVINDASDFLPLSFKVVGNDTHSDPKLRKVYRYLQDGWPQRSQIADPVIARFYGCQESLSTVEGCIMFGERLVIPEKHRGRCLRQLHQGHPGIQRMKAIARSYVYWPSLDEEIVEYVKSCKHCASVAKSPPHSPPVPWPKTTGPWKRVHVDYAGPIDGEYFLLAVDAYSKWPEIIPTRSITSTVTITILRSLFARFGMPEVIVSDNGTQFTSVDFQKFCADNGIHRITTAPYHPQSNGQAERFVDTFKRSVKKIQEGKRTLHEALDIFLLVYRSTPNRQVVDGKSTSESIFGRRIRTNLDLLRPPSSESTILPKPDNEGSKKRCFAAHDTVHAKLYAKNKWHWAPGVICERVGQVMYTVWVEDRRLIRAHVNQLSGRSNTAEGVENRERVRSQLPLEILLDSCDLPKHSLAPVPNQLSTPPSSSFTQLKYAADRNMSSNPNMSTTNSSLSSSSSGASPDFASACSGPATPTQVLPRRSSRNRRPPRWFDPYRLY